The Brassica oleracea var. oleracea cultivar TO1000 chromosome C6, BOL, whole genome shotgun sequence genome includes a region encoding these proteins:
- the LOC106298598 gene encoding U11/U12 small nuclear ribonucleoprotein 35 kDa protein-like yields MASSLGIVAVNPSCSGDRFLRPNFSVTTCCCFSSSVCLRSWRGRINVGTVVNPAPRRHDVGGLLVSGCLSSPDSSSPPSSISGPKTKLYVSGLSFRTTEDNLRNVFEQFGKLTLVNLVMDKVANRPRGFAFLRYETEEESMKAIQGMHGKFLDGRVIFVEEAKPKSDLQRAKPRSDFNKAQTKPRTFRTW; encoded by the exons ATGGCGAGTAGCTTAGGGATAGTCGCTGTTAATCCGTCGTGTTCTGGAGATCGCTTCTTAAGACCTAACTTCTCAGTCACCACTTGCTGCTGCTTCTCTTCGTCTGTCTGTTTACGTAGCTGGCGCGGACGAATCAATGTCGGAACCGTCGTGAATCCAGCTCCAAGACGCCACGACGTCGGGGGATTGTTAGTTTCTGGTTGTCTCTCTTCACCGGATTCGTCATCTCCACCGTCTTCTATCTCTGGTCCGAAGACGAAACTGTATGTTAGTG GGCTTTCTTTCCGTACAACTGAAGATAACTTAAGAAATGTTTTTGAACAATTTGGCAAGCTTACACTTG TTAACTTGGTGATGGATAAGGTAGCAAATAGACCAAGAGGATTTGCTTTCCTGAGGTATGAGACTGAGGAGGAGTCCATGAAAGCTATTCAAGGGATGCACGGAAAG TTTTTGGATGGAAGAGTTATATTCGTGGAGGAAGCTAAACCCAAATCAGATCTTCAAAGAGCTAAACCCAGATCAGATTTCAACAAAGCTCAGACCAAACCTCGCACCTTCCGCACCTGGTAG
- the LOC106296693 gene encoding mitogen-activated protein kinase kinase 9 codes for MALVRERRQLNLRLPLPPISDRRFSLPSVTTTVATSGGISAADLEKLNVLGCGNGGVVYRVRHKNTGDLYALKTVNGDMDPILTRQLMREMEILRRTDSPYVVRCHGIFEKQVVGEVSILMEYMNGGTLESLRGAVTEQRLAGFARQILKGLSYLHALKIVHRDIKPANLLLNSKDEVKIADFGVSKILVRSLDSCNSYVGTCAYMSPERFDSESSGGGSDVYAGDIWSFGLMMLELLVGHFPLLPPGQRPDWATLMCAVCFGEPPRAPEVCSEEFRSFVECCLRKDSSKRWTASQLLGHPFLREDL; via the coding sequence ATGGCTTTGGTAAGAGAACGTCGTCAGCTCAACCTCCGTCTTCCTCTTCCTCCGATCTCCGACCGCCGCTTCTCCCTCCCCTCCGTCACAACCACCGTCGCTACCTCCGGCGGCATCTCCGCCGCTGATCTCGAGAAACTCAACGTTCTCGGATGCGGAAACGGCGGGGTTGTTTACAGAGTCCGTCACAAGAACACGGGGGACCTCTACGCTCTCAAAACGGTTAACGGCGACATGGATCCGATCTTAACACGGCAGCTGATGCGAGAGATGGAGATCCTCCGCCGTACGGACTCTCCCTACGTAGTCCGGTGTCACGGGATCTTCGAGAAACAAGTCGTCGGCGAAGTATCGATTCTGATGGAGTACATGAACGGCGGGACTCTAGAGTCTCTCCGCGGCGCCGTGACGGAGCAGCGCCTCGCCGGGTTCGCGAGACAGATCTTGAAAGGGCTGAGTTACTTGCACGCTCTCAAGATCGTGCACAGAGACATCAAACCGGCGAACCTCCTCCTCAACTCGAAGGACGAGGTCAAGATCGCCGACTTCGGAGTCAGCAAGATCTTGGTCCGGTCGTTGGATTCTTGCAACTCTTACGTCGGGACTTGTGCGTACATGAGTCCCGAGAGGTTTGATTCTGAATCTTCCGGGGGAGGCTCCGACGTGTACGCCGGAGATATCTGGAGTTTCGGGTTGATGATGCTGGAGCTTCTCGTTGGTCACTTTCCGTTATTACCGCCGGGACAGAGACCTGACTGGGCGACTTTAATGTGCGCGGTGTGTTTTGGGGAGCCGCCGCGGGCGCCGGAGGTATGCTCGGAGGAGTTTAGGAGCTTTGTTGAGTGTTGTCTACGTAAAGATTCGAGTAAGAGATGGACGGCGTCGCAGCTTCTCGGCCATCCTTTCCTCCGGGAGGATCTTTAA
- the LOC106301066 gene encoding monoglyceride lipase, producing the protein MICSSKGTILIYRGKDSTFRLPVTVSSSNKFRNNNLPITVTTFRRSLPSSSMAVKTMSDTSTLLLTSGASGRVRALFSMRELKRLVTIIHALILFILLPFRVVVWRRRSGAVAIRDEKQERKVWSPPQIVVRKRGAGGSESGCSVAPPSVPAAVVDEEVAVRRELAMRRVLEDEGGDGSSVRDFSLFPTKRGDTLFTQSWSPVSPNHRGLIVLLHGLNEHSGRYSDFAKQLNANGFKVYGIDWIGHGGSDGLHAYVPSLDYAVEDLKSFLEKVFTENPGLPCFCIGHSTGGAIILKAMLDPKIESRVSGIVLTSPAVGVQPSHPIFTVLAPIVAFLLPRYQFSAANKKGMPVSRDPQALVTKYSDPLVFTGSIRVKTGYEILRIAAHLQQNLNKVKVPFLVMHGTADTVTDPNASKRLYEEASSSDKSIKLFDGLLHDLLFEPEREIIAGVILDWLNQRV; encoded by the exons ATGATCTGTTCAAGCAAAGGAACGATCTTAATATACAGAGGAAAAGATTCAACCTTTAGATTACCCGTTACAGTGTCTTCCTCAAATAAATTTCGAAATAATAATCTTCCGATCACTGTCACAACTTTCCGACGATCATTACCTTCATCGTCAATGGCGGTGAAAACAATGTCAGATACATCAACTTTGCTTCTTACGTCGGGAGCTAGCGGCCGCGTTAGAGCCCTCTTCTCCATGCGAGAGCTCAAGCGTCTCGTCACGATCATCCACGCGCTGATCCTCTTCATTCTCCTCCCGTTTCGCGTCGTCGTCTGGAGGCGGAGGTCCGGAGCGGTGGCCATCAGAGACGAGAAACAGGAGAGGAAGGTGTGGTCTCCGCCGCAGATCGTGGTCAGGAAGAGGGGAGCCGGAGGAAGCGAAAGCGGATGCAGCGTTGCGCCTCCGTCGGTTCCGGCGGCGGTGGTGGATGAGGAGGTTGCGGTTAGACGTGAGCTCGCGATGCGGCGAGTGTTGGAGGATGAGGGCGGAGATGGAAGCTCCGTCAGAGACTTTTCGCTTTTCCCGACGAAGAGAGGCGATACGTTGTTTACTCAGTCATGGTCACCTGTTTCCCCTAATCACAG GGGACTTATTGTTCTGCTACATGGATTAAATGAGCATAG TGGCAGGTATAGTGATTTTGCAAAGCAGCTAAATGCTAATGGCTTCAAGGTCTATGGAATCGATTGGATAG GTCATGGTGGAAGCGATGGACTTCATGCTTATGTCCCTTCCCTTGACTACGCTGTCGAAGATTTG AAATCATTTCTTGAAAAGGTTTTTACGGAGAATCCAGGACTCCCTTGTTTCTGCATTGGACACTCAACAGGAGGAGCAATCATCCTCAAG GCTATGCTAGATCCAAAGATCGAGTCTCGAGTGTCAGGCATTGTATTGACTTCACCTGCTGTCGGAGTCCAACCATCCCATCCAATCTTCACT GTTCTTGCTCCAATCGTTGCGTTCCTCCTGCCAAGGTACCAATTCAGTGCAGCAAACAAGAAAGGAATGCCGGTCTCTCGTGATCCACAAGCTCTTGTCACCAAATACTCTGACCCGCTAGTCTTCACCGGATCCATCCGGGTTAAAACCGGCTACGAGATCCTTAGAATCGCCGCTCACTTGCAACAAAACCTGAACAAAGTGAAAGTTCCTTTTCTTGTCATGCACGGTACAGCTGACACAGTGACTGATCCGAACGCCTCTAAGAGGCTCTACGAGGAAGCTTCTTCGTCAGACAAATCAATCAAGCTCTTTGACGGACTGTTGCACGATCTTCTCTTCGAACCTGAGAGAGAAATCATCGCTGGAGTCATATTAGATTGGCTAAACCAGCGGGTTTAG
- the LOC106297899 gene encoding glutathione S-transferase T2-like: MDPNSYNHTSKFIDLLTSQQIVFGFSQDSVQLSSSQVPYFGTQAHEASNFAEEGPAECRERKQWTPIDDLVLISAWLNTSKDAVVGNEQRCGTFWKRVAAYVAASPKVTEQREASNCKQRWQKINDIVNKFCGAYEVASRERSSGQNDNDVVKLAHEIFYNNHTKKFNLEHAWKELRNDQKWCELSTSKPQGSSKLRKCDDGAQSSTSHAPETTNGEEDQGASRPPGVKAAKAQRKKKDLAAGKKKDLPDGKVVAAFENM; encoded by the coding sequence ATGGATCCTAATTCTTATAACCACACGTCTAAGTTTATTGATTTGCTTACTAGTCAACAAATTGTGTTCGGTTTTTCTCAAGATAGTGTCCAACTATCTTCTTCTCAAGTCCCCTATTTTGGAACTCAAGCTCACGAAGCTTCAAACTTTGCTGAAGAGGGTCCTGCAGAGTGTAGAGAAAGGAAGCAGTGGACGCCAATCGATGATCTTGTACTCATCAGCGCATGGTTGAATACAAGTAAGGATGCTGTTGTAGGCAACGAGCAGAGGTGTGGTACTTTCTGGAAGAGGGTTGCAGCATACGTTGCCGCATCTCCTAAGGTTACTGAACAGAGAGAGGCAAGTAATTGTAAACAACGCTGGCAGAAGATTAATGACATTGTCAATAAGTTTTGTGGGGCGTATGAAGTAGCAAGTAGAGAGAGAAGTTCTGGTCAAAATGATAATGATGTTGTCAAACTTGCTCATGAGATTTTCTACAACAACCATACAAAAAAATTCAATCTTGAGCATGCTTGGAAAGAGCTACGTAATGATCAGAAATGGTGTGAGCTTTCCACTTCAAAACCCCAAGGAAGCTCTAAACTGAGGAAGTGTGATGATGGCGCTCAATCATCAACCTCACACGCACCTGAAACGACCAATGGTGAAGAAGATCAAGGCGCCAGTCGTCCGCCGGGTGTGAAGGCAGCTAAGGCCCAGCGTAAGAAGAAGGATTTGGCAGCGGGGAAGAAGAAGGATTTGCCAGATGGGAAGGTGGTGGCAGCGTTTGAAAATATGTAG
- the LOC106297900 gene encoding mediator of RNA polymerase II transcription subunit 15-like: MAIFGDLMAPRKRVVRTQTARVAREAEDEHVQPAVPQQAAPPIDQDALRQMVQDAARQAAQETVQQAAQEAARIAAQEVARQMAAVQQGPQIRMQQAPPVQVQHYHQVPHQPAPVQQYPQVPVQPVPGVFQVPPPPPAFPVQVPEVDETFIRVLGQMKYAP, encoded by the exons ATGGCGATTTTTGGAGACCTG ATGGCGCCCAGGAAGAGAGTTGTTCGTACTCAGACTGCCAGAGTTGCTAGAGAGGCTGAGGATGAGCATGTCCAGCCCGCAGTTCCGCAGCAGGCGGCTCCGCCTATTGATCAGGATGCTTTGAGACAGATGGTTCAGGATGCGGCTAGGCAGGCTGCACAGGAGACAGTCCAGCAAGCTGCCCAGGAGGCTGCCCGAATAGCTGCTCAGGAGGTTGCCAGACAGATGGCTGCAGTACAGCAGGGTCCGCAGATTCGCATGCAGCAGGCTCCACCAGTTCAGGTTCAGCATTATCATCAGGTTCCACATCAGCCGGCTCCAGTCCAGCAGTACCCTCAGGTTCCTGTTCAGCCGGTTCCAGGAGTTTTTCAGGTTCCACCGCCGCCACCTGCTTTCCCAGTTCAGGTGCCCGAGGTTGATGAGACATTTATCAGGGTGTTGGGACAGATGAAGTAT GCACCGTGA
- the LOC106300151 gene encoding uncharacterized protein LOC106300151: protein MTNQGSVDGILDFLKKNRFSKAEEALRNELNNRSDLNGFLQKLIVEEKDSSKGLEPRDTEVSKELIVKEVDFGTGANGSVTKWENGGEKPSSKKVISREMSFTFSENSGDPAAPPDARSCKLTTTSGNGTLDSCRSADDVGGSSLVDLYAMEQSRRGDVADIDKKVVETGEDIVFFGNKTASWSGSTSKGNSGSKTNETDRLIENFGKHENYMGSVLLRTEDVLDSRTSDNWKECSVETLFGSSRGDASTSYSVATSSDKREGKKKTDVSDVRAAIKEQESEVARALFFGKTQSTFDDKSISSLGFPLVYDARKEEFPRLPPVKLKSEDNPLSLYCEEKFERDGSGSRLINDEEGLLIGSYLDVPIGQEISSSGGKKSAGGNWLSVSQGIAEDASDLVSGFATIGDGLSESVDYRNEYWDSDEYEDDDDIGYVRQPIEDETWFLAHEIEYPSDHEKGTTRGSPDHHERDTTKDEEEDQSYTEEASYLSGEQYPQAKDTEPISSENDRRLTVSEIYPASKENDLISQYDGQLIDQEVLSSMRDEPVWQGFVAQTNELLTLGGDKKGANVHRKSHLDDVCLEDDQHDSVRSIGVGINSDAADFGSEVRESLAGGSSEGDFEYSRDHDAVVSRFRQLYSESDKKHIDGENKNKQKDYIVDNDSGESFHVKTQTDGGGFSFGSSRKDGQLMHAESSKSLWSGNNKMAIRDKNAELLSASTATDDMVATWRRKSSDSSSSQSSVKEDNATSPSSLSNYACEERKHADKEDDRNDSSEREDDNVTAIDDEEAVAVQEQVRQIKAQEEEFETFNLKIVHRKNRTGFEEEKNFHVVLNSVIAGRYHVTEYLGSAAFSKAIQAHDLQTGMDVCIKIIKNNKDFFDQSLDEIKLLKYVNKHDPADKYHLLRLYDYFYYREHLLIVCELLKANLYEFHKFNRESGGEVYFTMPRLQSITIQCLEALQFLHGLGLIHCDLKPENILVKSYSRCEIKVIDLGSSCFETDHLCSYVQSRSYRAPEVILGLPYDKKIDVWSLGCILAELCTGNVLFQNDSPASLLARVMGIIGTIDQEMLTKGRDSHKYFTKNRMLYERNQESNRLEYLIPKRTSLRHRLPMGDQGFTDFVAHLLEINPKKRPSASEALKHPWLSYPYEPISA, encoded by the exons ATGACGAACCAAGGCTCTGTAGATGGGATTCTAGACTTTCTCAAAAAGAACCGTTTCTCCAAAGCAGAGGAAGCTCTGCGTAACGAGCTCAACAACCGCTCTGACTTAAACGGGTTTCTCCAGAAGCTTATCGTTGAGGAGAAAGATTCAAGTAAAGGTTTAGAACCAAGGGATACTGAAGTCTCCAAGGAGCTTATTGTGAAAGAGGTGGACTTTGGGACTGGCGCCAATGGGTCTGTAACCAAATGGGAGAATGGTGGTGAGAAGCCTAGCAGCAAGAAGGTTATATCGAGGGAGATGAGTTTCACGTTCTCTGAAAACTCTGGTGATCCTGCTGCTCCTCCTGATGCGCGTTCCTGTAAACTTACTACTACTTCAGGTAATGGTACCTTGGACTCTTGTCGAAGCGCTGATGATGTTGGTGGTAGCAGTTTGGTGGATTTGTATGCAATGGAACAGTCACGGCGTGGGGATGTTGCTGATATCGATAAGAAGGTTGTGGAGACTGGTGAAGATATTGTTTTCTTTGGTAATAAGACTGCTTCATGGTCTGGGAGTACTAGTAAAGGCAACTCCGGATCCAAAACAAATGAGACTGATAGGCTAATTGAAAATTTTGGAAAGCATGAAAACTATATGGGCAGCGTTCTCTTAAGAACTGAAGATGTCTTAGATTCAAGAACCTCAGATAACTGGAAAGAGTGTTCTGTGGAGACTCTTTTCGGATCTTCCAGAGGGGATGCCTCAACCAGTTACAGTGTTGCTACCAGCTCTGACAAAAGAGAGGGAAAGAAAAAGACAGACGTTAGTGATGTGAGAGCGGCAATCAAGGAGCAGGAAAGTGAGGTTGCAAGAGCTTTATTCTTTGGTAAAACTCAATCTACTTTTGATGACAAGAGCATAAGTAGTTTAGGTTTCCCGCTTGTCTACGATGCCCGGAAGGAAGAGTTCCCTAGGTTGCCTCCTGTTAAGCTCAAGTCTGAAGACAATCCTCTGAGTCTTTACTGTGAAGAAAAATTTGAGCGTGATGGTTCAGGTTCAAGGCTAATCAATGATGAGGAGGGCCTTCTCATAGGTTCGTACCTTGATGTTCCCATTGGCCAAGAAATCAGCTCATCAG GTGGAAAAAAGTCTGCTGGGGGAAACTGGCTTTCAGTAAGTCAGGGAATAGCAGAGGATGCATCAGATCTTGTTTCTGGCTTTGCTACCATCGGTGATGGTTTGAGTGAATCTGTTGATTACCGTAATGAGTACTGGGACTCTGACGAGTACGAGGATGATGACGACATTGGTTATGTAAGACAACCTATCGAGGATGAAACATGGTTTCTCGCCCATGAAATTGAGTATCCAAGCGATCACGAGAAAGGAACGACCCGGGGAAGCCCTGATCACCATGAAAGAGATACAACCAAAGACGAGGAAGAAGATCAGTCGTATACAGAGGAGGCTTCTTATCTATCTGGCGAACAGTATCCTCAAGCAAAAGATACTGAACCTATCTCTTCAGAAAATGATAGAAGACTGACCGTCTCAGAGATCTATCCAGCGAGCAAGGAGAATGATTTAATATCCCAATATGATGGGCAATTGATAGATCAGGAAGTGCTGAGTTCGATGCGCGATGAGCCTGTTTGGCAGGGGTTTGTAGCTCAGACGAATGAACTTCTCACGTTGGGTGGTGATAAGAAAGGAGCAAATGTTCATCGAAAGTCTCATCTTGATGATGTTTGCCTCGAAGATGACCAGCATGATTCAGTCAGGTCAATTGGTGTGGGCATTAACAGCGATGCAGCTGATTTCGGCAGTGAAGTACGTGAAAGTTTGGCTGGAGGGAGCAGCGAGGGAGATTTTGAGTACTCCCGTGATCATGATGCGGTAGTATCCAGGTTTAGGCAGCTTTACTCTGAGTCAGACAAGAAACATATTGATGGGGAAAACAAGAATAAACAGAAAGATTACATTGTAGATAATGATTCGGGCGAGAGTTTTCATGTGAAGACTCAAACTGATGGAGGAGGTTTTTCGTTTGGCTCGTCGCGAAAAGATGGGCAGTTGATGCACGCAGAGTCTAGCAAATCGTTATGGTCAGGCAATAACAAAATGGCGATAAGAGATAAGAACGCCGAGCTTTTGAGTGCTTCAACGGCTACTGATGATATGGTTGCAACTTGGAGACGGAAGAGTAGCGATTCGTCAAGTTCTCAAAGTTCGGTGAAAGAAGATAATGCAACATCTCCCTCTTCTCTGTCAAATTACGCTTGCGAAGAAAGAAAGCATGCTGATAAAGAAGATGATAGAAACGATAGCAGTGAAAGAGAGGATGACAATGTGACAGCAATTGATGATGAAGAGGCAGTGGCTGTACAGGAGCAAGTAAGACAGATTAAGGCTCAAGAGGAGGAGTTTGAAACCTTTAACCTCAAAATCGTTCATAGGAAAAACAG GACTGGATTCGAAGAGGAAAAGAACTTCCACGTGGTTTTAAATTCGGTAATTGCTGGGCGTTACCATGTCACTGAGTACCTAGGATCAGCAGCCTTCAGTAAAGCCATACAAGCGCATGACTTGCAGACAGGAATGGACGTTTGTATAAAAATCATAAAGAACAACAAAGACTTCTTTGACCAGAGTCTTGACGAGATAAAACTTTTGAAGTATGTCAACAAGCATGATCCTGCTGACAAATACCATCTTCTCCGGTTATATGATTACTTTTACTACCGG GAGCATTTGCTAATTGTATGTGAGCTTCTTAAGGCCAATCTATACGAATTCCACAAATTTAACAGAGAATCAGGTGGTGAAGTTTATTTTACAATGCCAAGATTGCAG TCAATCACTATCCAATGCCTTGAAGCACTTCAGTTTCTACATGGCCTTGGACTAATACACTGTGATTTGAAGCCTGAGAACATATTGGTGAAAAGCTACAGCAGGTGTGAGATAAAAGTCATTGACCTTGGTAGTAGCTGTTTCGAGACGGATCACCTATGCTCCTATGTTCAATCGAGGTCATACAGAGCACCAGAAGTAATCTTGGGGCTTCCTTATGATAAAAAGATAGACGTGTGGTCTCTTGGATGCATTCTAGCTGAACTGTGTACTGGCAAT GTTCTTTTCCAGAATGATTCTCCAGCGAGTTTGCTAGCAAGGGTAATGGGAATCATAGGAACTATCGATCAGGAAATGCTTACCAAGGGACGTGATTCCCACAAGTACTTTACGAAAAACAGAATGCTCTACGAGCGGAATCAG GAAAGCAACAGATTGGAGTACCTGATACCTAAAAGAACATCATTGAGACATAGGCTGCCAATGGGAGACCAAGGATTCACAGACTTTGTGGCTCATCTTCTTGAGATAAACCCAAAGAAGCGTCCTTCTGCATCAGAGGCTCTCAAGCACCCTTGGCTTTCATACCCATACGAGCCAATCTCTGCTTAA